The following proteins come from a genomic window of Vidua chalybeata isolate OUT-0048 chromosome 2, bVidCha1 merged haplotype, whole genome shotgun sequence:
- the FUT4 gene encoding alpha-(1,3)-fucosyltransferase 4 — MAGRGGGSGTSPPPGPGVGAERRRRQQPQPQDALPGPGAAGGLRGAERRRRAAGMDAAPRRCRGCCWRRWRRRLRGRRWALAAGLLGAAAAALALYSALPEPARADGGAVTVLLWWEPFGRPRRLPDCRRRYNISGCRLSADRSQFGEAQAVLFHHRDLTRHGAEGLPRGSPPRPPRQRWVWMNFESPSHSPGLRGLAGLFNWTMSYRRDSDVFVPYGYLYVPPAPRPFVLPRKTRLVAWVISNWNEEHARVRYYRQLKEHLPIDVYGARGLALAEGGLVETVSAYKFYLAFENSQHTDYITEKLWRNAFSASAVPVVLGPRRANYERFIPPDSFIHVDDFPSPRLLATYLKFLDKNKPNYRRYFAWRKKYEVHVTSFWDEHFCKVCEAVRTAGNQIKTVQNLASWFES; from the coding sequence ATGGCCGGGaggggcggcggcagcggcacctccccgccgccggggccgggggtgggggcagagcggcggcggcggcagcagccccagccccaggatgCGCTGCCCGGCCCTGGCGCGGCCGGTGGCCTGCGAGGGGcagagcggcggcggcgggcggcggggatGGATGCGGCCCCGCGGCGCTGCCGCGGCTGCTGCTGGCGGcgctggcggcggcggctgcgcgGGCGGCGGTGGGCGCTGGCGGCCGGGCTGctgggcgccgccgccgccgcgctcgcCCTATACTCGGCGCTGCCCGAGCCGGCCCGGGCGGACGGCGGGGCGGTGACCgtgctgctgtggtgggagcCTTTCGGTCGCCCGCGGCGCTTGCCCGACTGCCGGCGGCGCTACAACATCAGCGGCTGCCGCCTCAGCGCCGACCGCAGCCAGTTCGGCGAGGCGCAGGCCGTGCTGTTCCACCACCGCGACCTGACGCGGCACGGCGCCGAGGGGCTGCCCCGAGGGTCCCCGCCGCGGCCCCCGCGCCAGCGCTGGGTATGGATGAACTTCGAGTCGCCGTCGCACTCGCCCGGCCTGCGGGGGCTCGCCGGGCTCTTCAACTGGACCATGTCCTACCGCCGCGACTCGGACGTGTTCGTTCCCTACGGGTACCTCTACGTCCCGCCGGCGCCCCGGCCCTTCGTCCTGCCCCGCAAGACGCGGCTGGTGGCCTGGGTCATCAGCAACTGGAACGAGGAGCACGCCCGGGTGCGCTACTACCGCCAGCTGAAGGAGCACCTGCCCATCGACGTGTACGGGGCGCGGGGGCTGGCGCTGGCCGAGGGCGGTCTGGTGGAGACCGTCTCAGCCTACAAGTTCTACCTGGCCTTCGAGAACTCCCAGCACACCGACTACATCACCGAGAAGCTCTGGAGAAACGCTTTCTCCGCCAGCGCCGTGCCCGTCGTCCTGGGACCTCGCAGGGCCAACTACGAGCGCTTCATCCCCCCCGATTCTTTCATCCACGTTGACGACTTCCCCAGCCCCCGGCTGCTCGCCACCTACCTGAAATTCCTCgataaaaacaaacccaactaCCGGCGGTACTTTGCCTGGAGGAAGAAGTACGAAGTCCACGTCACCTCGTTCTGGGATGAGCATTTCTGCAAGGTCTGCGAGGCTGTTAGGACAGCTGGGAATCAAATCAAGACTGTTCAAAATCTGGCCAGCTGGTTTGAAAGCTGA